In Peptostreptococcus equinus, the DNA window AGGACCAATGAAAAAAGCAGAAATATATATCCTTCAGATAAGCTTGGAGGTCAAATTATTGATGTAAGTATAAAAGAATGGCTAAGTTGGAGTAAGAACAAAAAACATATACATAAATTAATTAGATCAGGTTTAATAAAAAACTTTGGATTTAATAACGGACATATAATTTCCCCCTATTTCTTAGGCATTTTACTAGGAGATGGAAATCTAGTAAACTCAATATCTGTTACCACAATGGATGATGAAGTTGTAAGTGAAATAAAAAATCAATGTTTAAGGTATGATATGACATATTCTATTGAACCATCCGGTAAAGCGAATACATATATATTTAAAAGTGGAGAGCTTGGATGCAAGGGCAGTTTACTTCACAGACAATTAAAGGAGCTAGGTCTCAGAGGTAAAGGCAGTTATGAAAAATTTATACCACATAATTATAAAGCTTCAAATTACATTAATAGACTTGAAATATTAGCAGGATTAATAGATACAGATGGTAGTGCTACAAATGGAGGATACGATTTTGTTTCGGCATCTAAGCAGTTAAGTAATGATGTCGCATTTATTGCTAGGTCTTTAGGGTTGGCTGCATATGTTAAGAAGTGTAAGAAAAGATGTAAGGATTTTGAAGGTATTTACTACAGAGTAGGTATCAGTGGAGACTGTTCTATAATTCCTTGTAGAGTAAGTCACAAGAAAGTTAATAAAAGAAGACAAATAAAAGATGTAAAAAGAACTGGATTTACAGTTTTAGAATATGGAATAGGCAACTATGTTGGAATAACAGTTGATGTAGATAATAGATATTTAATGGGTGATTTTACAATAACTCATAATTGCGGGAAGACTATAGTTTTTAGCAAGGTAATAGAAGATGTTGTAAAAAGTGGCGATAGAGTATTAATGTTAGCGCATAGAGGGGAGTTATTAGATCAAGCAGCAGATAAGTTGGATAAAGCTACTGGACTAAAATGTGCAGTTGAAAAAGCGGAAGATAGTTGCTTAGGTAGTTTTTATAGAGTTGTTGTAGGCTCAGTTCAATCACTTATGAGACCTAAAAGGCTTAATAAATTTGATAAAGATTACTTTGACACAATAGTTATAGATGAAGCACATCACTGTATATCAGACGGTTACCAAAGAGTATTAGAACACTTTGATAGTGCTAAGGTGCTAGGAGTAACAGCCACGCCGGACAGAGGGGATATGAAGAATCTTGGTTCGTACTTTGAGTCACTTGCCTATGAATATACTTTACCTAAGGCAATTAAAGAAGGTTTTTTATCACAAATTAAGGCACTTACTATTCCTCTTAAGTTAGATTTATCAGGAGTAAGTCAACAAGCAGGAGACTTTAAGGCTAGTGAAATTGGAACAGCATTAGATCCATATTTGGAGCAAATTGCTGATGAAATGGTAAAGTATTGTAGTGATAGAAAAACAGTAGTATTTTTACCTCTTATTAAGACATCACAAAAGTTTACTAGAATACTTCAAGAAAAAGGATTTAGAGCTGCAGAGGTTAATGGGGATTCAGAAAATAGGGGTCAAATTTTAGAGGACTTTGACAACGATAGATACAATGTATTATGCAATTCAATGCTCCTTACTGAAGGTTGGGATTGCCCTAGTGTCGATTGCATTATAGTGCTTAGACCAACAAAGGTTAGGTCTTTATATAGCCAAATGGTAGGACGTGGAACAAGACTACATCCAGGTAAGGAAGATTTGCTTGTATTAGATTTTTTGTGGCATACAGAAAGACATGAGTTGTGTCATCCAGCTTCACTTATTGCACCCAATGAAGAAGTATCAAAGGCAATGACTAAAATAATTGAGGAATCAGGAAATCCTCAGGACTTAGAAGAAGTTGAAAAGATGGCGGAAGAAGAAGTGATTCTTCAAAGAGAAGAAGCATTGGCCAAACAGCTTGAAGAAATGAGAAAGCGTAAAAGAAAGTTGGTTGATCCACTTCAATTTGAAATGTCAATTAATGCTGAGGACTTAGTTAATTATGTTCCGGCATTTGGTTGGGAAATGGGACCAGCCAGTGAAAAACAAATAAAGACATTGGAAAAATTGGGAATATTCCCAGACCAAGTAGATAATGCTGGTAAAGCTAAGATGTTACTTGATAGATTGGATTCAAGAAGAAAAGAAGGACTTACTACACCTAAACAAATTAGATTTTTAGAACAAAGAGGATTTAAAAATGTAG includes these proteins:
- a CDS encoding DEAD/DEAH box helicase family protein, whose protein sequence is MELRPYQNEAKEKVLEQWNQGVRKTLLVLPTGCHEENQEILMSDGSLKKIKDINIGEQVMGADGLPRNILFKQKGTKLLYKVQPVKGESFLVTEDHKLTLVRTNEKSRNIYPSDKLGGQIIDVSIKEWLSWSKNKKHIHKLIRSGLIKNFGFNNGHIISPYFLGILLGDGNLVNSISVTTMDDEVVSEIKNQCLRYDMTYSIEPSGKANTYIFKSGELGCKGSLLHRQLKELGLRGKGSYEKFIPHNYKASNYINRLEILAGLIDTDGSATNGGYDFVSASKQLSNDVAFIARSLGLAAYVKKCKKRCKDFEGIYYRVGISGDCSIIPCRVSHKKVNKRRQIKDVKRTGFTVLEYGIGNYVGITVDVDNRYLMGDFTITHNCGKTIVFSKVIEDVVKSGDRVLMLAHRGELLDQAADKLDKATGLKCAVEKAEDSCLGSFYRVVVGSVQSLMRPKRLNKFDKDYFDTIVIDEAHHCISDGYQRVLEHFDSAKVLGVTATPDRGDMKNLGSYFESLAYEYTLPKAIKEGFLSQIKALTIPLKLDLSGVSQQAGDFKASEIGTALDPYLEQIADEMVKYCSDRKTVVFLPLIKTSQKFTRILQEKGFRAAEVNGDSENRGQILEDFDNDRYNVLCNSMLLTEGWDCPSVDCIIVLRPTKVRSLYSQMVGRGTRLHPGKEDLLVLDFLWHTERHELCHPASLIAPNEEVSKAMTKIIEESGNPQDLEEVEKMAEEEVILQREEALAKQLEEMRKRKRKLVDPLQFEMSINAEDLVNYVPAFGWEMGPASEKQIKTLEKLGIFPDQVDNAGKAKMLLDRLDSRRKEGLTTPKQIRFLEQRGFKNVGMWEFDSARKLIDRIAGNGWKIPKDIDVKGYKG